Part of the Sphingobium lignivorans genome is shown below.
CGCATCGACCGGGATCGGCTTCGAACTGGCCCATGTCATCGCGGAAGACGGATATGATCTGCTGGTCGTGGCCGACGAGCCGCTGATCGAGGCTTCGGCAAGGGACTTCGAGCGCCATGGCGGCGCAGTGCAGGCCCTGCAGGCGGACTTGTCCACCATCGAGGGTGTCGACCAGCTGCTGGCTGCGACCGGCGGTCGGCAAATCGATATCCTGTGCGCGAATGCCGGCGTCGGCACCGGCCGGGCCTTTCTCGATCAGGACGTGGCCATGTGGCGCCGCGCGATCGACACCAACATAACGGGCACCGTGTACCTGCTGCAAAAGGTGCTGTCGGCCATGGTGGCGCGGCAGGAGGGCAAGGTGCTCGTGACGGGCTCAATCGCGGGCTATATTCCGGGGAGTTTCAACGCCGTCTACAATGGCACCAAGGCCTTCATCGACAATTTCACGGAAGCCCTGCGCAATGAGCTGAAGGACGTCGAGGGCGTCACGCTCACCACGCTGATGCCGGGACCGACGGATACCGAATTTTTCGCGCGGGCCGACATGCTCGATACGAAGGTCGGGCAGGACGAAAAGGCGGACGCCGCGAAAGTGGCGCGCGATGGCTGGAAAGCGCTTCTCTCCGGCGAGGGACATATCGTCTCGGGATTGTCCAACAAGCTGCAGGTGGCCGGGGCCGGCGTTCTTCCACAATCCGTGCTGGCCGAGCGCCATCGCAAGATGGCAGAGCCCGGCACCGCGGGGAGATGACCGATGGCAGGCCGCAAATGGTCCCAGGACGTGACCGAGCATAGCGATGCGCTGGACCTCGACGACGGCGTGTTCGCGCAGGACGATCCCGCGAAGATCGCCGCCTCGCTGAAGCGATCGGCCGAACACAGCCACCGCCGCAAGGGCACACCCTTCCAGTCGGCGATGAGCATGCTCACTTTCTACATCAACCGGGCCGGCAAGAACCTCGGCAAGGAGCAGCGGGACATTCTCGAGAAAGCCAAGGACGAGCTGCGCGCGGCGTTCGACGAGAAGGAGGATAGCCATGCCTCGCGGTGACAAATCGAGCTATACCGACAAGCAGAAGCGCAAGGCCGAGCATATCGAGCAAGGCTATGAGGAGCGCGGCGTCAGCGAGAAGGAAGCCGAGCGGCGCGCCTGGGCGACGGTGAACAAGGAATCCGGTGGCGGCAACAAGTCCGGCTCCGGCCGCGGGAAGAAGGACAATCATGCCTCCTCCCGCAAGGGCGGACATATCGGTGGTTCGAGCCAGAGCCATGAGAAGCGTTCCGCCGCTGCCAGGAAGGGATGGGAAACCCGCCGCAAGCGCGCGAGCAGCTGAGCGCCCCCCGAGCAACAGGGTGGCTGTGTTTGATGCAGGAGCAAGAGAGATGGCCATTGCGACGACACCCCTGATCGAGCGCGTTGCGCGTGTGCTGGCCGCGCAGCAACTCAGCGCCAATGCCGGCGGGATGTCCACATCCGCCGCGCTGGACGTCGACATCGAATGGATCGACCACAAGGATGACGCGCTCGCCATCCTGAAGGCGCTGCGCGAGCCCGATCACGCCATGGCTGACGCGGGCGATGCGGCGATCTGGGAACGGATGATCGCTGTGGCGATCCATGCAGGCGAGGATCTCGACTCCAGCCATGACAGGATGCACCGATGACGGAAGAGCCGCGCAGCAGGCGCCATGTCCCCACGGAGCAGGGCAAAAGTCCGAACATCTCCACGGAAAACCAGCCGGAAGGTGCCGCCCGGCGGCCGAGCGACACGCTCGATCGCGAACCACGGCGCGATCCCGTGAGCGGGGGCGCCATACCCTCCAATTACAATCCCGAGACGATGACGCGTAAGGGCGAGGAACAGGATAGCCGGGCGGGACGGGAAGGCGCCGGGCGGAGGACGTCGGAGGATTAGGTTGCGCGGGCAGATGCGCGGACTTTGAGGGAGCCGTAAGCGCCCATTTCAGCCCTTTTCGTTGTCATCCCGGGCTTGACCCGGGATCTCGCTGTCTTGGAGATCGGCGGGTCCGGAGGGATTGAGAAAAAGAAGAAGCGGGATCCCGGATCGAGTCCGGGATGACGTTGTTCAGGACGACATAAGGTGCGCTGCCATTGCCTTGGAATTTATCCACGCCGCTCTCTCTCAAACGGGGCGCGCGCGCGCTTATTCCATATGCGCGAGAATGTCGCTGATGTCGGCGAAGGCGAACGCCACGCAGCTGTCCGCGAGGCCATAAGGGAGGAAGAGCTTGGTCC
Proteins encoded:
- a CDS encoding plasmid stabilization protein, with the translated sequence MPRGDKSSYTDKQKRKAEHIEQGYEERGVSEKEAERRAWATVNKESGGGNKSGSGRGKKDNHASSRKGGHIGGSSQSHEKRSAAARKGWETRRKRASS
- a CDS encoding SDR family NAD(P)-dependent oxidoreductase, yielding MAAKLAVVTGASTGIGFELAHVIAEDGYDLLVVADEPLIEASARDFERHGGAVQALQADLSTIEGVDQLLAATGGRQIDILCANAGVGTGRAFLDQDVAMWRRAIDTNITGTVYLLQKVLSAMVARQEGKVLVTGSIAGYIPGSFNAVYNGTKAFIDNFTEALRNELKDVEGVTLTTLMPGPTDTEFFARADMLDTKVGQDEKADAAKVARDGWKALLSGEGHIVSGLSNKLQVAGAGVLPQSVLAERHRKMAEPGTAGR
- a CDS encoding DUF3175 domain-containing protein → MAGRKWSQDVTEHSDALDLDDGVFAQDDPAKIAASLKRSAEHSHRRKGTPFQSAMSMLTFYINRAGKNLGKEQRDILEKAKDELRAAFDEKEDSHASR